Proteins found in one Candidatus Binatia bacterium genomic segment:
- a CDS encoding pilus assembly protein PilM produces the protein MAAGPSWIDRVSRVLSTSLSEINPFRGEEPYVAVDIGSSTIKLLEVRGTRGEVRVQALATVATPPTAVQNNMVVESDQVAELIRAAHAQYGFRGKKAITAVPGPAVIIKRFPMAAQSEKEMEAAVLLEAGNFIPEELDNVNLDYQVTDYGEGDRANVLIVAAKKDIVQSYSETLRLAGLLPVVVDVDYFALGNMFELSYEVPPTGTVALVNIGARYSAINIIKNAQCAFTHDVAVGGRDITESLVQDLGVSFEAAEALKTGKTMDHELAEHAQAVIEAAAAAVVDEIHHALTFFWMSSGDETIDHIFLSGGGAQLPGMAAQLAERMGVAVEVANPFGHLVLGENVDREAALRRAAEFSVAVGLATRRPNDK, from the coding sequence ATGGCGGCTGGGCCAAGCTGGATCGATCGTGTGAGCCGTGTGCTCTCCACTTCTCTGTCAGAGATCAATCCGTTTCGCGGTGAAGAACCGTACGTCGCCGTCGACATCGGATCGAGCACAATCAAGCTCCTGGAAGTGCGCGGAACCCGCGGGGAGGTGCGGGTTCAAGCTCTCGCTACCGTGGCCACCCCGCCGACCGCCGTGCAGAACAACATGGTCGTCGAGAGCGACCAAGTGGCGGAGCTGATCCGAGCGGCGCACGCCCAGTACGGGTTCCGTGGCAAAAAAGCGATCACTGCAGTGCCAGGACCGGCCGTTATCATCAAGCGTTTTCCCATGGCGGCACAGAGTGAGAAGGAGATGGAGGCTGCCGTTTTGCTCGAGGCGGGGAACTTCATCCCTGAGGAATTGGATAACGTGAACCTCGACTACCAGGTCACGGACTATGGGGAAGGGGACCGTGCGAACGTACTCATCGTGGCAGCCAAGAAGGACATCGTGCAGAGCTATTCCGAAACGTTGCGTTTAGCCGGGCTGCTGCCGGTGGTCGTGGATGTAGACTATTTCGCCCTCGGCAACATGTTCGAACTCAGTTACGAGGTGCCGCCGACTGGCACGGTGGCCTTGGTCAACATCGGCGCGCGCTACTCCGCCATCAACATCATTAAAAATGCGCAGTGTGCTTTCACTCACGACGTTGCGGTTGGCGGGCGCGACATCACCGAGAGCCTGGTGCAGGATTTAGGCGTATCCTTCGAGGCAGCCGAAGCGTTGAAAACGGGCAAGACGATGGATCACGAGCTCGCCGAGCACGCTCAGGCTGTGATCGAGGCGGCCGCGGCTGCGGTAGTGGACGAGATCCACCACGCCCTGACGTTTTTTTGGATGAGCTCGGGTGACGAGACGATTGATCACATTTTTCTAAGCGGCGGCGGGGCGCAGTTGCCAGGAATGGCCGCTCAGCTTGCCGAGCGTATGGGGGTTGCTGTGGAGGTAGCGAATCCCTTCGGGCATTTGGTTTTGGGAGAAAATGTCGACCGCGAAGCTGCATTGCGGCGCGCGGCGGAATTTTCCGTTGCTGTGGGACTGGCAACGCGGAGGCCCAACGACAAATGA
- a CDS encoding RlmE family RNA methyltransferase, with protein MSTYRRKDAFYSRAKEAGLRSRAAYKLEQLQKQYKLLRPGDKVVDLGAWPGGWLQVAARIVGPSGKVVGVDREPVAPLSDAPHVVIVRVDVFDPQLGERVQQELGGLADVVLSDLAPKLTGIRERDQAQARALAERAVELARRWLRSGGLLVIKVFMGSELPEFLAGLRREFGNVATTRPEATRKGSSELYVIARNRQDR; from the coding sequence ATGAGTACTTACCGGCGTAAAGACGCCTTCTACAGCCGTGCAAAGGAAGCGGGCCTTAGATCGCGCGCTGCCTACAAACTCGAGCAGTTGCAAAAGCAGTACAAGCTGCTCCGGCCTGGAGACAAGGTTGTCGACCTGGGTGCGTGGCCCGGCGGCTGGCTACAAGTGGCCGCGCGTATCGTCGGGCCGTCTGGAAAGGTTGTTGGCGTCGACCGTGAGCCCGTCGCGCCGCTGAGCGATGCTCCACATGTGGTCATCGTCCGCGTCGACGTTTTCGATCCCCAATTAGGCGAGCGGGTTCAACAGGAACTGGGCGGCCTGGCGGACGTTGTGTTGAGCGACCTTGCTCCGAAGCTCACGGGCATCCGGGAGCGCGACCAAGCCCAGGCGAGAGCGTTGGCCGAGCGGGCGGTAGAGCTGGCCCGGCGGTGGCTTCGCTCGGGAGGACTTTTGGTGATCAAAGTGTTCATGGGGTCCGAGTTGCCGGAGTTTTTGGCGGGTTTACGGCGAGAATTTGGCAACGTTGCCACAACGCGACCCGAGGCTACCCGCAAGGGGTCTTCGGAGCTGTACGTCATAGCGCGCAACAGGCAGGATCGCTGA
- the pgeF gene encoding peptidoglycan editing factor PgeF codes for MSCGPFASLNLSFAVGDERDAVERNWALVRESFPRIRQWIHMRQVHGVAVCLVDTHSIEPATPCDGLVTSIPGVALCVLTADCVPALVAASGGKVVAAVHAGWRGTVGRVLAEAVRVMVTRCQVSPAEIWVALGPSIGPCCYEVGEDVVRAMERAGLGAAVRCAEDGRRFVDLRCANRLILQEAGVPSAHIVDVGACTSCFANDFYSHRRQKGMAGRQLSFIVCSQEALQLGPGSGYSQAENRRL; via the coding sequence GTGAGTTGCGGGCCCTTCGCGAGCTTAAATCTCTCGTTCGCGGTGGGCGACGAACGGGATGCGGTGGAGCGCAACTGGGCTCTGGTGCGGGAGTCGTTTCCGCGGATCCGCCAGTGGATCCATATGCGACAGGTTCATGGTGTGGCGGTTTGTCTCGTGGACACTCACTCCATCGAGCCAGCGACACCATGCGACGGCTTGGTGACCTCGATTCCGGGAGTCGCCCTTTGTGTGCTTACCGCCGATTGCGTGCCCGCATTGGTGGCTGCTTCTGGGGGTAAGGTGGTTGCCGCAGTGCACGCCGGGTGGCGCGGCACCGTTGGCCGAGTGCTCGCTGAGGCCGTGCGTGTGATGGTGACACGATGCCAAGTGTCCCCCGCGGAGATTTGGGTGGCGCTCGGGCCGTCGATCGGGCCCTGCTGTTACGAGGTTGGCGAGGACGTGGTGCGAGCGATGGAGCGTGCGGGACTTGGAGCTGCGGTTCGATGCGCAGAGGATGGCCGTCGATTCGTGGACCTGCGGTGCGCCAATCGACTGATCTTGCAGGAAGCCGGGGTGCCTTCGGCACACATTGTCGATGTGGGGGCTTGCACCTCGTGCTTTGCAAATGACTTCTATTCCCACCGCCGGCAAAAGGGGATGGCAGGACGCCAGCTTTCATTTATCGTCTGTAGCCAGGAAGCGCTTCAACTCGGCCCTGGATCGGGATACAGTCAGGCTGAGAACAGGAGGTTATGA
- a CDS encoding MmgE/PrpD family protein: MRVGVAEQVAKWVASLRIQDVPRRILEELKNQVLSCIAAIHAGHFSEAGRVVSRTVRQWSGGKEATLVPSGERTSLHFALYANAALSMALDYDDYLFAAHTGHSAVVGSLAVAETYNRPGAEVLLAQLVSNEIGGRLGAVALGGPFNGQMCTFVHLAGGAALAARLLELDSDKTQAALNIAVAQPPQPLRAAFFGSEAKAVLASQTLTIGVQAAQLAAQGMRVVSDVWGGEDGFAKLYAVHPLSEAFQNLGELWLSDTLSYKVYPGCAYLSAIIDCVLSLQRQHHIDGRKVRSVEIATNPLTLGMEAWSAPYLRGAESLPVTLNFSVAYSVAAALLDKELSPRQFLPERIKDPATWQLAARVRLSLDDGMTQKMQETALVRLDPSGRSPAGLRLEWGPRQLNTHKMSFGARVRIELDSGKVYEAEQEVPFGAFGRSFDDRRKQVEDKFRRETRYTLRKERMERAIDMIFHLEDLNAAQVRELLRMCCSERS; this comes from the coding sequence ATGCGTGTGGGTGTTGCTGAGCAAGTCGCCAAGTGGGTCGCAAGCTTGCGGATACAAGATGTCCCGCGGCGCATTTTGGAAGAGCTCAAGAATCAGGTGCTGAGCTGTATTGCGGCCATACACGCGGGGCACTTTTCTGAAGCCGGGCGCGTGGTGAGTCGGACGGTTCGGCAATGGTCGGGTGGCAAGGAGGCTACGCTCGTGCCTTCGGGAGAGCGGACCTCACTGCACTTTGCACTCTATGCCAACGCGGCCTTGAGTATGGCCTTGGATTATGACGATTACCTCTTCGCCGCTCACACGGGTCACTCGGCAGTGGTCGGTTCGTTGGCCGTGGCCGAAACGTACAACCGCCCCGGTGCGGAAGTCCTTCTGGCGCAGTTGGTGTCCAACGAGATCGGTGGGCGCTTGGGGGCCGTGGCGCTCGGCGGCCCGTTCAATGGCCAAATGTGCACGTTCGTCCACCTAGCCGGCGGCGCTGCGCTGGCCGCACGGCTGCTGGAGCTCGACAGCGACAAAACACAAGCTGCCCTCAACATTGCGGTTGCCCAGCCTCCGCAGCCTCTTCGCGCTGCGTTTTTTGGCTCCGAGGCCAAGGCCGTGCTGGCTTCGCAAACCCTCACCATCGGGGTGCAGGCGGCTCAACTGGCAGCGCAAGGGATGCGGGTGGTAAGCGATGTTTGGGGCGGCGAGGACGGCTTTGCCAAGCTCTACGCTGTGCATCCGCTGAGCGAGGCGTTTCAAAACCTGGGCGAACTCTGGCTGTCGGACACTCTCTCTTACAAAGTGTACCCCGGGTGCGCGTACCTCTCGGCAATCATCGACTGTGTGCTGTCGCTGCAACGCCAACATCACATCGACGGCCGCAAGGTGCGGTCTGTCGAAATAGCCACCAATCCCCTGACTCTGGGAATGGAGGCCTGGAGTGCGCCGTATCTGCGGGGAGCGGAGAGCTTGCCGGTGACGCTGAACTTTTCGGTGGCCTACAGCGTGGCTGCTGCGCTTCTGGACAAGGAGCTGAGCCCGCGACAATTCCTTCCCGAGCGCATCAAGGATCCCGCTACTTGGCAGTTGGCCGCACGTGTGCGGCTATCGCTTGACGATGGAATGACACAAAAGATGCAGGAGACGGCGCTGGTGCGCTTGGACCCGAGCGGGCGGTCTCCGGCCGGCCTGCGGCTCGAGTGGGGGCCACGGCAACTGAACACACACAAGATGAGTTTTGGTGCGCGTGTGCGGATCGAGCTGGACTCGGGCAAGGTGTACGAGGCGGAGCAGGAGGTTCCCTTCGGAGCGTTTGGGCGATCGTTCGATGACCGTCGCAAACAAGTGGAGGACAAATTCCGTCGCGAGACCCGCTATACGCTACGCAAAGAGCGCATGGAGCGGGCAATCGATATGATCTTCCATCTCGAGGACCTGAATGCTGCTCAAGTGAGAGAATTGCTGCGCATGTGTTGCTCAGAACGCTCGTAG
- a CDS encoding SDR family oxidoreductase, translating into MARLLEEKVAIITGAGRGIGREEALLMAKLGAKIVVNDLGAHFDGSGQPTDTPAQQVVSEIKAMGGEAVANGENVADFKGAKRMIECALDHFGKLNIVVNNAGILRDRMIFNMSEEDWDAVIAVHLKGSFNMARHACEYWREEHKKGNILNGRLINTSSDAGLLGNVGQSNYGSAKAAVAAMAIIVDKEMQKYGVTANAIAPIARTRLTVDATPSTAAIMGQQPKEGEFDPFSPAHVAPLVAWLASDDAANVHGEVFRVGAGTVWLMKGWHTVGKVSKRAVWDAAELGQALKAELAKGLTAKEDMGPILASVLQGS; encoded by the coding sequence ATGGCACGTTTGCTCGAGGAAAAAGTGGCAATCATCACAGGTGCAGGCCGAGGCATTGGCCGTGAAGAGGCGCTACTCATGGCCAAGTTGGGCGCGAAGATTGTGGTCAATGACTTAGGAGCGCACTTCGACGGCAGTGGGCAGCCGACAGACACGCCGGCGCAGCAGGTGGTTTCCGAGATCAAGGCAATGGGTGGCGAGGCGGTGGCGAACGGGGAAAACGTAGCCGATTTCAAAGGGGCGAAGCGCATGATCGAATGCGCCTTGGATCACTTCGGCAAACTCAACATCGTGGTGAACAACGCCGGCATTTTGCGTGACCGGATGATCTTCAACATGTCCGAAGAGGACTGGGACGCAGTGATCGCCGTGCACTTGAAGGGCTCGTTTAATATGGCGCGCCATGCCTGCGAGTATTGGCGCGAGGAACATAAGAAGGGCAATATCCTGAACGGCCGGCTGATCAACACCTCATCGGATGCTGGCTTGTTAGGAAACGTCGGCCAGTCAAACTATGGCTCCGCCAAGGCAGCCGTCGCGGCAATGGCCATCATCGTGGACAAGGAAATGCAGAAGTACGGGGTCACGGCGAACGCCATCGCGCCGATTGCGCGCACCCGGCTAACGGTCGATGCCACTCCGTCCACTGCTGCAATCATGGGACAGCAGCCGAAGGAGGGCGAGTTCGACCCATTCTCCCCAGCTCATGTGGCACCGTTGGTGGCTTGGTTGGCTAGCGATGATGCTGCAAACGTGCACGGTGAGGTCTTCCGCGTTGGCGCTGGCACCGTGTGGCTGATGAAGGGGTGGCATACTGTGGGGAAGGTGTCCAAGCGTGCGGTGTGGGATGCGGCCGAGCTTGGTCAAGCCTTGAAAGCGGAGCTAGCGAAAGGGCTCACGGCAAAGGAAGACATGGGTCCCATCCTGGCGTCGGTGCTGCAAGGATCCTAA
- a CDS encoding thrombospondin type 3 repeat-containing protein — translation MVSGVGFGRAGLAAQRRRIWSLLATLWVLAAPMGAAALRYDVLPNSSVTVACTKCVPPTSHTEPVRGSFDVTSLIGLDAAGVVGITSLELRGPGVTIKGNGFWQRLGLQRQAMVLDVTVNGRPVRLTSGHRQRIASNGLFGDGAPQEFSIVLSSGGVGESTYVVVLFARRADETTPDEDHDGVPSAVDNCPAAANSDQLDADGDGLGDACDQCAGTPLGSEVGPTGCSLEQSCPCAGPRDGERWASFSEYGRCVARALRRMQRTGKLPPEEARARLKRALRSGCGRVVVASLG, via the coding sequence ATGGTGTCAGGCGTGGGCTTCGGGCGGGCTGGATTGGCGGCACAAAGAAGGCGGATCTGGTCTCTGCTGGCAACCCTGTGGGTTTTGGCAGCGCCAATGGGCGCTGCTGCCCTCCGCTATGATGTTCTGCCGAACAGCTCCGTGACTGTGGCGTGCACAAAGTGCGTTCCGCCAACAAGCCACACGGAACCGGTGCGGGGTAGCTTCGATGTTACCTCGTTGATCGGGCTCGACGCCGCCGGGGTGGTCGGCATTACATCGCTGGAATTACGTGGCCCGGGTGTAACCATCAAGGGCAACGGGTTTTGGCAAAGGTTAGGCCTGCAACGCCAAGCGATGGTTCTCGACGTCACAGTGAACGGAAGGCCCGTGCGGCTCACGAGTGGGCACCGTCAGCGGATCGCCTCGAATGGGTTATTCGGGGACGGGGCACCGCAGGAATTTTCCATTGTCCTATCCTCAGGTGGCGTAGGAGAGTCCACTTACGTTGTCGTGTTGTTCGCGCGCCGGGCTGATGAAACGACTCCGGACGAGGATCACGACGGCGTGCCGTCGGCCGTGGACAACTGCCCGGCCGCCGCAAATTCGGACCAGTTGGATGCAGACGGTGATGGGTTAGGGGATGCGTGTGACCAGTGTGCCGGGACTCCGTTAGGCTCCGAAGTGGGGCCGACCGGTTGTTCTTTGGAGCAGAGCTGTCCGTGTGCGGGGCCGCGGGACGGTGAACGCTGGGCTTCCTTCAGCGAGTATGGCCGCTGTGTGGCGCGGGCACTCAGGCGAATGCAACGGACAGGCAAACTGCCCCCGGAAGAGGCTCGCGCACGACTGAAGCGCGCCCTACGTTCCGGGTGCGGACGTGTGGTTGTCGCGAGCCTAGGCTGA
- a CDS encoding single-stranded DNA-binding protein, translating into MVNKVILVGNLGRDPEVRFTPNGQAVARFSVATTEKWRDQQGQLQERTEWHNVVVWGKQAEACGQYLAKGRQVYVEGRLQTRSYDDKDGIKRQVVEVIAQTVRFLGGGGARPQAEATPLVPPGEGPAVPPEEDDIPF; encoded by the coding sequence GTGGTGAACAAAGTCATCTTGGTCGGAAATTTGGGGCGGGATCCTGAAGTACGCTTCACCCCCAATGGGCAGGCGGTGGCGCGGTTTTCCGTTGCCACCACAGAGAAGTGGCGGGACCAGCAGGGGCAGCTCCAGGAACGTACGGAGTGGCACAACGTCGTCGTCTGGGGCAAACAGGCGGAAGCTTGCGGCCAGTACCTGGCGAAAGGCCGGCAGGTCTACGTTGAAGGGCGCCTGCAAACGCGCTCTTACGATGACAAGGATGGCATCAAGCGCCAGGTGGTCGAAGTCATTGCCCAAACCGTTCGGTTCTTGGGCGGAGGTGGCGCACGGCCGCAAGCTGAGGCCACACCGTTGGTTCCACCGGGCGAAGGGCCGGCAGTGCCCCCGGAAGAAGACGACATCCCATTTTGA
- a CDS encoding ammonium transporter: MMDTMWTLVAAMLVFFMNLGFAMVESGLCRAKNTVNILAKNFIVFGVSSLAFLVVGWGLMFGNGNPLFGTEGLFFLSGPDNSPATGDAYQGAYQAISWATVPLLAKFFFQLVFAGTAATIVSGAVAERIKFLSFVVFSFVMAGLLYPVTGHWIWGGGWLASYGMWDFAGSTVVHSVGGWAALAGVLLLGPRLGKYGRDGRVHPIPGHNMTSATIGVFVLWLGWFGFNPGSTMALDAKAISHIAVTTNTAAAAASMSALLTAIILLGKPDLSMILNGCLAGLVAITAPCAWVSVGSSLIIGLIAGALVVVSVLAFDRWGIDDPVGALSVHLVCGVFGTLAVGLFADSSAAPVTGPANGLFFGGGFGQLWAQLVGVIAVGAYTFVVSLLAWAAIKAVMGLRVPEHEEIEGLDLVEHGMTAYPDFQLANVGSGLVTSGGGPRRGAGQPVWAAAPATAEGA, from the coding sequence ATGATGGACACGATGTGGACGCTGGTGGCGGCCATGCTCGTGTTCTTCATGAACCTCGGCTTCGCGATGGTGGAAAGCGGGTTATGTCGTGCCAAAAACACGGTCAATATCTTGGCAAAGAACTTCATCGTGTTTGGGGTCTCCTCGCTCGCCTTCCTCGTGGTTGGTTGGGGCTTGATGTTTGGCAACGGCAACCCGTTGTTCGGGACCGAGGGCTTGTTCTTCTTGAGCGGGCCGGACAATAGCCCAGCCACGGGCGATGCTTATCAGGGCGCGTATCAGGCAATTTCCTGGGCCACAGTGCCTCTCCTTGCGAAGTTTTTCTTCCAGCTTGTGTTTGCCGGTACAGCGGCAACGATCGTCTCCGGCGCCGTGGCGGAACGCATCAAGTTTCTCTCATTCGTGGTGTTCTCCTTCGTCATGGCGGGCTTACTGTATCCAGTCACGGGCCATTGGATCTGGGGCGGTGGCTGGTTGGCGAGTTATGGGATGTGGGATTTTGCGGGCTCTACCGTGGTGCACTCCGTGGGGGGCTGGGCGGCACTGGCGGGTGTGTTGTTGCTTGGGCCGCGTCTTGGCAAATATGGGCGAGACGGGCGCGTCCACCCCATCCCCGGTCATAACATGACCTCAGCCACGATCGGTGTGTTTGTGTTGTGGCTCGGCTGGTTTGGTTTCAATCCAGGAAGCACGATGGCGTTGGATGCCAAGGCGATCTCGCACATTGCGGTGACGACCAACACGGCGGCGGCTGCGGCCTCGATGAGTGCGTTGCTCACCGCCATCATACTCCTCGGCAAACCCGATTTGTCGATGATTCTCAATGGTTGCCTGGCCGGTCTCGTCGCCATCACTGCCCCGTGCGCTTGGGTGAGTGTCGGCAGCTCGTTGATCATTGGCCTGATTGCCGGCGCGTTGGTGGTTGTCTCTGTGCTGGCGTTTGATCGCTGGGGTATTGACGATCCGGTGGGGGCTCTATCGGTGCATCTGGTCTGCGGAGTATTCGGTACTCTGGCGGTGGGCTTGTTTGCGGACTCGAGCGCCGCTCCTGTGACTGGGCCAGCGAACGGCTTGTTCTTTGGTGGTGGCTTTGGCCAGCTTTGGGCGCAGCTCGTGGGTGTGATCGCCGTGGGAGCATATACGTTTGTTGTGTCCCTGCTCGCGTGGGCTGCGATCAAAGCCGTGATGGGTCTCCGGGTTCCCGAGCATGAGGAAATCGAGGGCTTGGACCTGGTGGAGCACGGAATGACCGCATACCCAGACTTTCAGTTGGCGAACGTTGGGAGTGGCCTGGTGACCAGTGGGGGTGGTCCGCGCCGCGGAGCTGGTCAGCCTGTTTGGGCGGCCGCTCCGGCCACGGCAGAAGGGGCGTGA
- a CDS encoding P-II family nitrogen regulator: protein MKKIEAIIKPFKLDEVKEALAREGVQGMTVSEVKGFGRQKGHTELYRGAEYVVDFLPKIKIEILVSDDKAAACVRLIEETAKTGRIGDGKIFVLPVEEVVRIRTGERGVDAI from the coding sequence ATGAAAAAGATAGAGGCGATCATCAAGCCGTTTAAGTTGGACGAGGTGAAAGAAGCGCTCGCGCGCGAGGGGGTGCAGGGAATGACCGTGAGCGAGGTCAAGGGCTTCGGCCGACAAAAGGGTCATACCGAGCTCTATCGCGGGGCGGAGTATGTGGTGGACTTCTTGCCGAAAATCAAAATCGAAATTCTGGTCAGCGACGACAAAGCTGCCGCCTGTGTTCGTCTCATTGAGGAAACCGCCAAGACGGGGCGCATCGGCGACGGCAAAATTTTCGTGCTCCCGGTGGAAGAAGTTGTGCGGATCCGTACCGGGGAGCGCGGCGTGGATGCGATCTAA
- a CDS encoding porin: MSRWSLVLGRSGFAVAFFCGAAVARPLWADGREADLEKRVRALEQRLQAREQGGQERGLSQRVTQLEQELKGVREKASAALGVDIHGFVSGSYNYNFNSPDSRANGLAVFHPDANSFQLDQFNLYLGRQREKESVGFVVNLDFGKVAEVVGGVTNWSNSNNTERQNSIELREAYLTYQLPIDLDIKVSAGKFVTKHGAEIIENWDNHNYNITRSFNFGFGIPFTHTGIMTTTKFNDVVSLDLGIVNGWDNVVDNNDGKSVHGGLSVAPSELFNVYISGIYGPEQSNNGHSRRALTTLVATLKPHEQITLVGELTYGSEEDAKLSNPTETAEWYGGAGYVVAQLADDLQFVVRGEVFDDTDGSRFAIASVPNGVTAWAVTPTVAYRLTEGLLWRTEYRHDNASAKIFDHDGNLNSGQDQILTQLIYSF; the protein is encoded by the coding sequence ATGAGCCGATGGAGTTTGGTGTTGGGCCGCTCCGGTTTCGCTGTGGCATTCTTCTGTGGTGCAGCGGTGGCCAGGCCGCTGTGGGCGGACGGCCGTGAGGCCGATCTAGAAAAGCGCGTGCGCGCTCTCGAGCAGCGTCTGCAAGCGCGTGAGCAAGGCGGGCAGGAGCGCGGGCTAAGCCAGCGCGTAACCCAGCTCGAGCAAGAGTTGAAGGGCGTGCGCGAGAAGGCGAGTGCCGCGCTCGGCGTCGACATTCATGGTTTTGTGTCCGGCAGTTACAACTACAACTTCAATAGCCCCGACTCGCGGGCGAACGGGCTTGCGGTCTTCCATCCCGACGCCAATTCGTTCCAACTTGATCAGTTCAACCTGTATCTCGGCAGGCAAAGAGAGAAGGAGTCTGTCGGTTTCGTGGTCAACCTCGACTTCGGTAAAGTGGCAGAGGTTGTCGGCGGGGTGACCAACTGGAGCAACAGCAACAACACCGAGCGACAAAACTCCATCGAACTGCGCGAGGCTTACCTCACGTACCAACTTCCCATCGATCTCGACATTAAGGTCAGCGCGGGCAAATTTGTCACCAAGCACGGCGCCGAGATCATCGAAAACTGGGACAATCACAACTACAACATCACGCGCTCGTTTAATTTTGGTTTCGGCATCCCGTTCACCCATACCGGGATCATGACGACGACCAAATTCAACGACGTTGTGTCGTTGGACCTCGGCATCGTGAACGGTTGGGACAACGTGGTAGACAACAATGACGGAAAGAGCGTCCACGGCGGTTTGAGCGTTGCCCCGAGCGAACTCTTCAACGTCTACATCTCGGGAATTTACGGGCCCGAGCAAAGCAACAACGGCCACTCTCGCCGCGCGCTGACGACACTTGTGGCTACCTTGAAGCCGCATGAGCAAATCACCCTGGTGGGCGAGTTGACCTATGGCAGTGAGGAGGACGCCAAGCTTTCCAACCCGACAGAGACTGCGGAGTGGTACGGCGGGGCGGGATACGTGGTGGCCCAACTCGCCGATGACTTACAGTTCGTTGTGCGCGGTGAGGTGTTCGACGACACTGACGGATCGCGCTTTGCCATCGCCAGCGTGCCCAACGGCGTGACTGCCTGGGCCGTGACGCCCACGGTCGCGTACCGCCTAACCGAAGGCCTGCTGTGGCGTACCGAATACCGGCACGACAATGCCAGCGCGAAAATTTTCGATCACGACGGGAACCTCAATAGCGGGCAGGACCAAATCCTCACGCAGCTCATTTACTCCTTCTAA
- a CDS encoding MaoC family dehydratase → MPQGRFFEDFTVGEVIRHWPGRTIRDFDDTWFTLLTMNTNPLHFDEHFASQSQHGRCLVNGTLVFAIAVGMSVRDISQTAIANLEYESIKHLAPTFHGDTIYAESEILDKTESRSKPDRGVIYVETRARNQRGELVLTLRRRVLVPKRPQTKR, encoded by the coding sequence GTGCCGCAAGGACGATTCTTCGAGGACTTTACCGTGGGGGAGGTCATTCGCCACTGGCCAGGAAGGACAATTCGCGACTTCGACGACACCTGGTTCACGTTGCTCACGATGAACACTAATCCCCTGCACTTCGATGAACACTTTGCCAGCCAGTCGCAACACGGCCGGTGCCTGGTGAACGGAACACTCGTGTTCGCCATCGCTGTGGGCATGAGTGTTCGCGACATCAGCCAGACGGCCATTGCCAACCTGGAGTACGAGTCGATCAAACACCTCGCGCCTACATTCCACGGCGATACGATTTACGCGGAAAGCGAAATTCTCGATAAAACCGAATCCCGCTCCAAGCCTGATCGCGGGGTGATTTACGTGGAAACGCGTGCGCGCAATCAGCGCGGCGAACTTGTCCTCACGCTTCGGCGCCGGGTGCTCGTGCCCAAGCGACCACAAACAAAGAGGTAA